The Rosa chinensis cultivar Old Blush chromosome 7, RchiOBHm-V2, whole genome shotgun sequence DNA segment TGCTAGTGGACCGGTGAGTTGGAAATCGAATTTGCAATCTACAATTGCTTTGTCGACTACAGAAGCTGAATATATGGCGGTAAGAGAGGGTGCAAAAGAAGCAATTTGGCTTCGTGGTTTGcttgaggacttgggaattaTTCAAGAATATATGGATATTTTCAAAGTGCTATTCATTTAGCAGAGAACCAAGTTACTCATGCTCATACTAAATatatcaatgtcaaatttcacaagattcgtCAGATGGTGGAGGATGGTAATGTTCAACTCCTCAAAATTGGAACTGTAGATAATCCTACTGATATGTTGACAAAATCGGTTCCATTGAGCAAGTTCAAGAATGCTTGAACTTGATTGGTGTttgtagaatttgaaattcCCTATGGGGATGTCGGAGCGGTGATTGTTTTTTGAAGTTCTACTTTAGAGAATTTACATCAAGTaaagccaaggtggagattATTGAATATTGGCTTTAATTGCATTGATGGACAAAATCCAAAGTGAAGGGCCCATGGTGAACATCACATGGGCAAGAGTCTCTTGCTTAATTAggggagatatatatatatatatatatatatatatatgtatatatatatatatttgtttgttgCCGCCAACTTAGTTTGGTATGAGAGATTAGACAATTAACCTAATTGTATTTGGAGTTTTGGGTAGAGAGTTTATTCTAAAACTCTAATTGTATTCTCTCTaattgattatagtggaatttctTGCCGGCTCCGAAAGTAGACGTAGttcaatcacattgattgagtgaaccactataatttcttgtgttcttgtgtttgctttctttttcgttGTTCGGTTGCTCATctagttccatatcaatattgtgtttgttacgATTCCGCACAACAAAATTGTGAGGTCATTTCTCTTAATTCGTGTTCCTTAATGTTGTTGAAAGTGAAGTTTCGAGTGTAGGATGACATGAGCCCATACGTAGAAGGAACGTCGGAAACTACCTATTGACTGACAAGAAAGATGCACAGTATTGGATGGGCATATGTCGCGCTCTAAACATATTTTCAGAACTGTAAGAAAATAAGATATGAGTTGATATGTTCATCGCTTTAACTACCTGAGCAACAACAGTAGGTGCGGGATTTTTTCTGAAAGCCTTGTGTTATTGTACCTCTTTTTtgctatgaattttttttcttaatggtGGTTGaaaagtgaaaaggtgaagAAAATCGCAAGCAtacgtatttttttttttttcgaaaaaaaGGCCGGTATAAAGCCTTAactcctgattacaataagcataaggaGAACATTATAAAATAATACCAGTAGTCTCCAATAAATCGCAAGCATACGTATTAACTCCACATAAAATTTAACAAAAGTTGTAACACCATTTAACTTACACAATTACATCATTAGTGAAACAAGATCGAAATGAGTTGTAAATGCTTTATTCATCATCTACAAAGAGCACAGAATTACTACCAACAAGAAATAGGCATACATGGTGCGAATATATATTGTTGCTAAAGTTAGAGCATTCAACACAAATCAATTGGCAAGAGGTAAAAGACAATGATCATTTATCCTGCTCTAACCTGTCAACTGGCTTCAAATGTTTATCAAATATTATCAGTTACAAAAAAATTCTTTAGCCTTGCTGAAGCTTCCAATATGGTTTCTCTGTGGCCAAAAGCACCAACTCTGATATACCCTTCACCTGCAGGACCAAATCCCTTTCCTGGTATGGTCACTATGTGTGTCTTTTCAAGAATTTGATTGAACACATCCCATGAACTCAACCCTGGAAAATGTACCCATATATAAGGAGCATTTTTGCCTCCATACACCTTCAACCCAAGTGCTCTGAATGTGTCGATAATGATTTTTGCATTCTCCTTGTAGTAGTCAACCACATTTGTTATAGCCTGAAAGAGGTAAAACTGTATTGGAACATACACTTTGACATAACTAGGGAAAAATTTGAAGGACCCTGTTGGATAGAGCGATTTCTTTTTTCAAAACTAGGTTGCTTGTTTATACTACAATTTTTGTAGTAAAGATGTgagttagaagaagaagaaaacaaatagATATTAGATATTTACAAATATCTATTTCAAGTGCATAATTGCATCTAGTCATTTACAATTACATTTGCACACTACTGTTTTCTGGTCTTTTTCAAATGAATTTAGCTTTGTTGTCAAAAGTTCAATCCGTGTTTTGAATTCCCTCAATCCAAATGGAGTGCAAGGACCCTTTGGGATGGACTGATTTCAAATCTAGGGATTTAGTTAACATTGCAATCCATATGTGTCGAGaaaccaaaataaattgtaACTGGCTCCTTGCATCTAGTTACAGTATTAAATCAATAGAAATTGCATCTACTAATATTAAAACATGTTCTATATAGTGGTTtgtgggatttttttttaaatagaaaaaaaaaaacagctttaTTGTCACATACAAATCCTTGTTTTGAAGACTTCACATTTGAACGTGCATTTAGTTTTACTTCACCTACTATGAGGATTGTTGAAAGAGAAACTGTAAGATACCCTTATGCGTGGACAAGAAATGGGGAATAATTCTAACCTGATAACCTTCTGCAGAAAGGCATGCTAGCCCTCCAGCCTGAGCTATATTTGATGCACCATTGAAGCAGGTGCACACTATGCGGTTATAATCTTTTATGACCGGAAATCCATTTGCATACAACAACTCTTCAGGGACAACCGTCCAACCAAGTCGGACTCCTGTGAACCCAGCAAATTTGGAGAAGGATGATATTTCAATTGCAACCTGTGCATTGAAAATGGTCAAAAGCGAACTTCCATTAAGAATACAGTTGCACTAACTTGTATGTCAATTTTTCAAACACAAAATGATTCATGGTGATGAGAACTTAGAAACCTCTCTGGCACCAGGAATTTCGTAAATTGATCTTGGGCTTCCATCTGATATATAAGCAGCATATGAGGAGTCATAAACTATGATTGATCCATTTGCTTTAGCAAACTCCACCAGTTGCTTTAGTTGATGCCATGATGCAGCATTTCCAGTTGGATTGTTCGGAGAGCAGAAAAATATGAGATCCGCCCTTGAAGCAGTTGATAAGTCAGGAAAAAAATTATTCTCAGGTCTGCAATTGAGGTAGACAATGTTCTTATACTTCCCAGTTTCCTCCTGAAAGTTGCCAGCTCGACCAGCAATGACACTAGAATCTATGTATGCCTGTCCCAGATCATAGTCCATTAAAAACATAAGGGATGTGACTCCCATGTAGTGTAAGAGTTAAGAGAAAAATTGGCCAACCCTTTTTTGTAGGCAGAAGAGCCCTTTTAGCATAGTTACAagaggaaaaggaaatgatATTGAGAGTGAGATGACAATGGTATTGAATCATATAaattttaggattaatttcaatttacccccccccccccccccccccgaggcTTGGggatgtcatcatttcaccccctctactttcaattttgaatttttaccccctaaactttccaatttcaatcagctgtgtccaatttctactattccgtccaaattggacgttaagtttgacccttgagggctaaaatggtcatttcaacataaaaaaaaaaaaaaaattttaaattttgtcttcaacctatacaccacaagttataatatgtttataaaacaaaaaaatactctaggtggttgaaagccgctcgttggtctacgatatttgtgatatatctccgataaagtgaagaattttaggatatatccccaataaagtgaagaaatatttgtaaaaaataattttacactttatctgtaaataaatatctatatatccccaataaagtgaagaaatatctgtgtaaaatcatttttggtctacgatatttgtgatatatctcctataaattgaagaattttaggatatattcctaataaagtgaagaaatatctgtgtaaaatctttttttacatatatttatttacagataaagtgtaaaattattttttacagatatttcttcactttattggggatatatcctaaattcttcactttatcggagatatgtcacaaatatcgtagatcagTGAgcagctttcaaccacctagagtatttttttgtttttataaacctattataacttgtggtgtataggttgaagacaaaataaaaaataaaataaaaataaaaagaaacagaaggaaaaaaaaactaaaaaaagaaaagaaatttttttttaatttttttttaatgttgaaatgaccattttagccctcaagggtcaaacttaacgtccaatttgaacggaatgtagaaattggacacggctgattgaaattagaaagtttagggggtaaaaattcaaaattgaaagtaaagggggtgaaatgatgacaccctcaaacctcagggggtgataaactgaaattaatcctaaatttTATGTCTCATCTTGACTTAAAATTTGAAAGAGAAATTGAGATTAGATTTCATTTTATGTTTACCGGAAAAGAAGGGTCTTGCACAGCTACTGTCACGTTAGAACCGAAAAGCATCTGGTGGATGGGCAAAAGTCAGATTTCATAACATGCTTTTCGTCTTAAACCATACACTAACAGGTCTTTACCTTGTTGAACTCTAATACAATTATAGATATATTTACTGCATAAAACAATTTCTCTTACTTGAAGGCGAGAAATGTCACATTGGGCACCATCTGATACAAACACCTCATTGCCTTCTATGCCCATATTCTTGTAGAATCTTTGTGCAATTGACATTCTCAATGCCTGCACCAAAAATTTATAACTATTAGTCACCAAAAGAACCACGGCCACGTGATTCGTAATAATCTCAAGAAGAACAAGTCAACAAAGATCGAATAAAAAGATAGAAGTAGTTCAGAATAGACACCACTATCCTTACCATGTGGCCTTGCTCAGCTCCGTACCCTCTGTAACCTTCAACTGTTGATAGAGCATGTGCATGCTGCAATACACATGCATATGGGGTTTTCAAGTATTGCCAAACAGAAAACTTGGAAAAGCTAATAGCTATGCAGCATAATATTAGTTGTAGCCAACGTATTAAAAAGCGCGCCTCAGGCGAGCCTTGAGGCGTTGAAAGCGAAATTCTGCCATCAAAACGCCTGTGTTTTCATGGCAAGGCGCAAAGGCGACAAAAACTTAAGCTTTTTCCCGAAATGTGCAAAAAAGCGCAAAAAACACGATGAAGTCGTACGCGCCACGCCAACTGGTGTTGCTGCAATCGGTGGAGATGGAGAGAAAAAGGCAGAGTAAGCCAATTCACCAATAGTCGTCGTCAAGGAAAATCAGTGTGGGAGGGTACGTAAACCATAATTGCAGAGATCTACTTTCTGTGTGGATCTACTTTCTGTCTCCATGGTGAAGAGAGAGGCTCTCATGTCATCTCTATTTGCATAATAAGTTTGATCAACTCCCATTATCCCTTTGTTTACTGTTAGATGCGTTTCATTTAAATTCCTTCTTCCACTTTCCTCGGCAAGATTTACTGTTAGTAGCCCACCTTTACTCTCCTATCTCTACTACTAGTATGTATTAATTCATTATGATTTATGAGCAAGGCtgagtatatatgtatatattttactagttatgatttttaccaTTAGCTTAATTATCAATAATTATTATTAGTGAACATGAATAATCTTTTTTCCCTATATTATTAATATTCTATTTATAAATATTTATTTGAAGCTAACGCCTTAGTGAGGCTCTCTCAAAAACACCTCGGCTTACTcctcagcgttttaaaacattggttgTAGCAATGTTTTTTGTCAGGCGAATACTCGAGTGGCAAAGGCCTGGTGCGGTTTCAGTACCAATCTAGAAATTACATACAACAATCTGAGAGCCACTATAGTACCTCAGCCATAGCAGATGTGATGATGTCTGGTATAGGTTCTGTAGTATTACCTATACCAAGTCTAATTACTCTTGCATGTGGGTACTTCTGAGTATGCAGAAACTCGCGCATGAATATCTGGTTAAGAGACCATAAGAAATGTACAAAGGTTAGCATTGGATGCACAtagacaataaaaaaaatttaacaattaaTAAATTATCTATGTATATCATAGTAATTTACTTAAGATAATATTAACTTAACACCTATCTAAACGATTAGTGTGAGACGGACCGGAAAATGAAAAGTGATAGGAGGGCAAAGTTCATGATGAAGATTTCATAAGCTAGCTCACTGACCTCTGGAAACAAATATTCGTTTTGCAAGTTCTCCATATTGACACTGCGCGAGACTTTTGTGCAATGACCTGTGACTGCAATATAGCATTGCTTATTAGTTTGTGACTCACAAAGGAGCTTACAGGTGACATGAACATGAGGACGAGAATTATAAAGTTGAAAGATGAACCTTTTTGAGATTGTAATAGCTTCCCAACTTTGCTCTCATTTTCAGAGTTTGAACTGTAAATCATGCAGACGTAATGAGACTCAATCAATTGCAAGAAATAACCAAACCAAGCATTCAATGAACAATGATATACATGTAATGACTATATCAATCTATGAAGAATGAATAACCTGGTCGAGATTGTTTTTGGCTGTGATGAAATACAAGAAGGCATGCAAATACGAGACGAGAATTGAAGATAATTCATGATTTGCTACAACTGTTCGAGGAATAGTGAGGTTTTGAGTATGATTCAAGCAAGActaataacaatatatatagtcAAGGGTGGTTGGCACTTGGCACACACCATGAACATGCCACATAAATGTTAAATAGCGACAAGCGTAGTccgtggcccaccattatactgatactgtcccaacttaaccacctgttaggtttttggttttaatcacaaaaggcctcggtacaattgggtgagatccacccacttataagttatattttatttgtcacttttccaatgtgagatctttaccctccaacacgccccctcacgtgcaacctaactttaggtctgcacgtgaaattaattaatccaatttccaatgtggaaattgggacacaagtctcatatcggagacttggtcaatacaatccaaggcccacattggacacttaGTAATTTTGATGGCAAAATaaggcaaggtttcaaattttggttttggtttcgatttcggtacttcaaatttaaggaaatttcggagaaagttttgatttcggtggaaatttcagttaaaaataaagaaatcaaattaattgcatttataaaatgatatttttgaatgaaacttttatatagactaaactaacctataataaacctatttacaatgtaacatctctaaaattatacatttataatataattatgatattttatatggacgagtaattaactagtactgtagtaggTTGCTAAACTTGTGTTTTTATCCATGTGTAttgataatgtgttgtatattgataatgtaaatatgatttactttttttaataattagaaaattacaagggGGTGGGGTGGGGCACGTAAAACCAAAATcccgtgaatgaaaatgaacaagtacaacaaaaggaatataaaagctactatgatGTGGTTCGATTTTGCTGGTTGAACTGctttcatttagtatcatacaatactgctcccaagtacatgaattttggaaataatTTTCATACTTCATCACATGGTTATTGTATGTGTACGTGTTGTTCCCTTTCtacatgcaatccatatatcggatattgtggaattaccTAATATGATGTTACAGTGTATGAAGCATATAATATTTGAGATGAAGCAAAAAGGAAATCATGTTATGGTtggagcattcaactttgtagcagataaaaacaaaaatgttttttgttgtattcaatttgattgcaaaaaaaaaaaaatcaaaatcaaaatttcatattttctctataaaagtatgaagtaaatattcattgtaggtgacataaaaatttaacggaaattttggagaatgaatttttaaatatatagtgtgtgtagatatttcagaaattaagaatttcgtggAAATATACggaaaatttgggaaaatttccggaaatttctaacggaaatgatatagcatatgaatttcgtttcggtacttcaaaattagggaaatttcggcagtttcggagaaatttaaaaccttgatATAAGGAACCTcaatttgggctcatgatacTTGCCTTCGTGAAGATgcaattggagaaggacccgctttgataccatgttaaacagcgacaagcgtggcccatggtccaccattgtaccgatgctgtcccaacttaaccacatgttaggtgttgggttttaatcacaaaaggtctcggtacaattggatgagatccacccacttataagttatattttatttgtcacttttctaatgtggagtttttcttcttccttaatAAGAAGAAACCGAGCCTTCGACAATTTCAGCTGCGGATATGACCAAGTATTCTCTCAGTCCAGAAGCAAACAAATGTAGACTGCAGCTAATCAGGTAGTTTCTTAATTAGTATAGCTTCTTGGACAACGATGTCTATATATGGATGCCTTTAGGTAATGCACTTGTAAAATAAGCTCCGATGATTATTCTTCGAAGCACTACCACTCAGAACTCGATGCATGAATGGTTCTAATTCTGTGGAAAACTTCACCTTGAATTTTCCATGAAGCTAGAATCTTTTCCAAGCCAATGCGAATGGACTTGAGGTAGAACCGTAGAAGTTACTGACAGTCCAAGGCCAACAGAAAGCTCCAAACGCAGAGAAAGACATTGCGACACTTGGACAAATTCTGAGGCTTTATCTTGTACCATGACATTGATCAAAACAATAATATTAGACCATCAAATTTGTACATAAATGATGTGCCCGTATAAGATGCTTGTTAGCTAGAAACAAAATGTGATCAACATTTAGTGAATAAATTAAACACTCACATTAATTGTTCAATGTAGCGGTGCTCGAAATCAAATTCGACAAGTCATTCCATGTCAAATCAAAATTGTACTACCTTGTGGGGATTGGCTGCTAATGTACCTTGGCTAACAAAACTTTCAGTTCAGAGTCGTGAGACATTTCATTTGGACATTTTATCAAACACAGATGGGTCAGTTTCATATTCCCACAAAACTAAGACAGCTCAACACGACCTGTGGAAACTAGAAAGTTATCAAAACTTGCATACTTTAGAAGCATCTTTATTCCAACTAAAAACCCTTATTATGCAGATTCTTCGAAACCCAGTAAACAAATTACAAGTTTTGGTTCCGAAAGTCATGTCCTTTTCTGAGTACAATGACTCTCATGAGCGAATGAAGAAAACAGGCAAACAATGTTTACACTAAATACTCAATGCAGGTAAAGTTGTGGAAAATTAGGTAAAATTGGACTCACTGGACTTGTGGAATTCCACACCATCTGGACTTGGAAAACTCTCATCTTCAACTGACATTGGAGGCTATTTTCCATTTGACAGCACCCATAGCCATGAAAAACATACAATTGGACCCTGAAAGAATCCAAGAACGTGATCAAATGAAAGTCCAAAACTTGGATAGAAGTGCTTAA contains these protein-coding regions:
- the LOC112180071 gene encoding probable LL-diaminopimelate aminotransferase, chloroplastic, which translates into the protein MENLQNEYLFPEIFMREFLHTQKYPHARVIRLGIGNTTEPIPDIITSAMAEHAHALSTVEGYRGYGAEQGHMALRMSIAQRFYKNMGIEGNEVFVSDGAQCDISRLQMLFGSNVTVAVQDPSFPAYIDSSVIAGRAGNFQEETGKYKNIVYLNCRPENNFFPDLSTASRADLIFFCSPNNPTGNAASWHQLKQLVEFAKANGSIIVYDSSYAAYISDGSPRSIYEIPGAREVAIEISSFSKFAGFTGVRLGWTVVPEELLYANGFPVIKDYNRIVCTCFNGASNIAQAGGLACLSAEGYQAITNVVDYYKENAKIIIDTFRALGLKVYGGKNAPYIWVHFPGLSSWDVFNQILEKTHIVTIPGKGFGPAGEGYIRVGAFGHRETILEASARLKNFFVTDNI